From the genome of Elusimicrobiota bacterium:
AAGTGATCGTGCTTTTGACCGACGGCCAAAGCAACGCGGGGGAAGTCGATCCGCCGACCGCCGCCCGGGCGGCGGCGGCCTTCGGGATCAAAATTTACACCGTGGGGGCCGGGGCCCCCGGGGGCGGCATGATCGAAGTGGACGATCCCTTTTTCGGCAAGCGGCTGGTGCGGACCCCGGAAAACGAATTGGACGAAGCCACGCTCCGGCGCGTGGCGGAGGACACCCACGGCGCTTATTTCCGCGCCACGGACCTGGCGAGCCTTAAGAAAATCTACGGAGAAATCGACCGGATGGAAAAGACCGACGTCAAAACCCAAACCTTCGCCGAATACCGGGACGTCTATCCGCCCTGGTTGTGGTTGGCCTTTCTGCTTTTTATCACCGAGGGGGTTTTGTCCCAAACCCTCTGGAGGCGCTACCCGTGATGTGGACCTCGCCCGCTCTTCTGGGACTCCTGGCCCTTCCGGCGGTTTTGGGTCTGCTCACGCTGGCCGCCTTCCGATGGAAGGGCCGCGTCGCGGCCCGGTTGGGCGACCCCGCGGTGGTTCGCCGGCTGGTGGATCCGCGGACGGGCCGTTATCAACGGGGGAAGGCGGTCCTCCGACTACTGGCCGCGGTTTTCTTGGTGTTGGCCTTGGCGGGACCCCGGTGGGGGGCCCTGTTCCAGGAAATCCAGCGCCGGGGAATCGACGTGGTGATTGCCGTGGACGTGTCCGCCAGCATGTTGGCCGAGGACGTGAAACCCAACCGCCTGACCCAGGCCAAACGGGAACTGACGCTTTTAATCGACGGCCTGGAAGGCGACCGGGTCGGGTTGGTGGCCTTCGCCGGAGCGGCCTTTTTGCAATGCCCCTTGACCCTGGACTACGGCGCGGCCCGGACCCTGTTGGATTTGATCGGCCCCGATCTGATCCCCAGGCCCGGCACCGATTTGGCCGCGGCTCTTCGCCAGGCGTTGGACGCCTTCCCGCGCGGGCTCCATAAATACAAGGCCGTCGTGCTCCTGACCGACGGCGAGGACCACTCCGGGGTCCTGGACGCGGCCGTGTCCCGGGCCGCCGAGGAGGGCGTTCGGATTTTCCCCATCGGGTTCGGGAGTCCCCAGGGGGAAATCATCCCCCTTCGGGACGAATCCGGGAGTTTGTCGGGTTACAAAAAAGACAAGGACGGCCAAACGGTCGTGTCGAAACTGGATGAAAAAGCCCTCCGGGCCATGGCGGAGAAGACCGGCGGGACTTACTTTCCCGCCAGCCAGGGGGAAATTGAAGTGCCGCGCCTCCTGTCGGCCTTCCGCCAAATGGAAAAACGGTCCCTGGAAAGCCGGGTCTACGGGCAATGGGAGAATCGTTACCGGTGGCCTTTGTGGATCGCCTTCGGCCTGTTGCTCCTGGAATTTCTAATCCCGGAGGCGGGGGGGCAGGGACGGCGGATGTGGAAGGCCCT
Proteins encoded in this window:
- a CDS encoding VWA domain-containing protein translates to MMWTSPALLGLLALPAVLGLLTLAAFRWKGRVAARLGDPAVVRRLVDPRTGRYQRGKAVLRLLAAVFLVLALAGPRWGALFQEIQRRGIDVVIAVDVSASMLAEDVKPNRLTQAKRELTLLIDGLEGDRVGLVAFAGAAFLQCPLTLDYGAARTLLDLIGPDLIPRPGTDLAAALRQALDAFPRGLHKYKAVVLLTDGEDHSGVLDAAVSRAAEEGVRIFPIGFGSPQGEIIPLRDESGSLSGYKKDKDGQTVVSKLDEKALRAMAEKTGGTYFPASQGEIEVPRLLSAFRQMEKRSLESRVYGQWENRYRWPLWIAFGLLLLEFLIPEAGGQGRRMWKALRSTVPLAAGLVFLTPSARAMGRAPTSSELSRAVEKNPEDPRAQFQWGQGLYREGSYAAASEAFEKARTRTAAPEIKSAAFYNEGNAYFRQGKLDEAIKKYKEALRLAPSDPDAKHNLEFAQKMKKAGGKPQGPSGSPQDDPKSPGGGGDPKDSKKGEPKSAGAMTQEDAERLLQAVEDQEKRAQRNARGGKPQEPPRGPDW